A stretch of the Bacteroidales bacterium genome encodes the following:
- a CDS encoding family 20 glycosylhydrolase: MESEKQVNSGYYNKSDYIWISVASIFLIVLIIIGLTRESVQEPYNQGINIIPKPNSIIMGEGVFEINRKTVFVVAESLQTVKTIVNLKNKIKTATGLNLKTVTVKPKSNFIEIFLDHADTNGTEGYTLVVKPNFVKVSSSALAGIHNGLQSLLHLLPAEIECLRKKATVDWLIPSVTINDSPRFRWRGMHLDVCRHFLPVEEIKKHIDMISRYKLNTLHLHLTDDQAWRIEIKKYPLLTQIGSKRIEGEGFEHSGYYTQEQIKDIVQYAADRFVNIVPEIEMPGHALAALSGYPNLSCTGGPFTPRIIWGVEEDVFCAGKEETFQFLEDVINEVVTLFPYEYFHIGGDECPKDRWKECELCQERIKNENLKDEHELQSYFVKRIEKVLLSHNKKMVGWDEILEGGLASSATVMSWRGEQGGIEAANMGHDVVMTPGSHCYLDHYQGSPKVEPVAIGGMTTLEKVYSYEPIPDKINPENTHHILGAQGNNWSEYLYKPERVDYIVYPRIFALAEVNWTTPELKDFNYFLMRLDNHHVRMDLKKINYHIPLPEGPANVEAFVDSIIIAFTTSRDIDIVYTTDESEPHHKSERYERPLVFKESAILKVATVLKTGKTSPVRTINIIKQEYAPSVKSEEITNGIKVSLTNGIFRKVSDIDKVKEWADTTIENMNRFHRLFNIKKPSAAIATGFIKIPENGVYRFSTNADHFYINDNLLINNEGEVKKYSRNDATIALEAGLHRVKFIVINGITGGWPQAWNGRWLDISTDGKNFTAAEFY, translated from the coding sequence ATGGAAAGTGAAAAACAAGTCAATTCAGGATATTACAACAAATCCGATTATATCTGGATATCGGTTGCCTCAATATTTTTGATAGTTCTTATAATCATAGGTTTAACCCGGGAAAGTGTTCAGGAGCCATATAATCAAGGGATAAATATTATTCCGAAACCCAACAGTATTATTATGGGAGAGGGTGTTTTTGAAATAAACAGAAAAACGGTTTTTGTTGTTGCAGAGAGTTTGCAAACAGTGAAAACTATAGTAAATCTGAAAAACAAGATAAAAACAGCCACTGGATTGAATTTAAAAACGGTCACTGTAAAGCCCAAATCAAATTTTATTGAGATATTTTTGGATCATGCAGACACTAATGGAACAGAGGGTTATACATTAGTAGTTAAACCAAATTTCGTAAAAGTTAGCTCTTCGGCATTAGCGGGAATTCATAATGGATTACAAAGTCTTTTGCATCTTTTACCTGCAGAAATAGAGTGTCTTAGAAAAAAGGCTACAGTTGATTGGCTTATACCTTCGGTAACAATAAACGATTCTCCCCGTTTTCGCTGGAGGGGCATGCACTTAGATGTTTGCCGTCATTTTTTACCTGTCGAGGAAATTAAAAAGCATATAGACATGATTTCCAGATATAAGCTAAATACGTTGCATTTGCACTTAACAGATGATCAGGCGTGGCGTATCGAGATAAAGAAATATCCTTTGTTGACTCAAATTGGCTCGAAAAGAATTGAGGGCGAGGGGTTTGAGCATAGTGGATATTACACACAGGAGCAGATTAAAGATATCGTTCAGTACGCAGCCGACCGATTTGTAAATATTGTTCCCGAAATAGAGATGCCGGGACACGCTTTAGCTGCATTGTCGGGATATCCGAACCTATCGTGTACAGGAGGACCATTCACTCCGCGTATTATTTGGGGAGTGGAAGAAGATGTTTTTTGTGCAGGAAAAGAGGAGACCTTTCAGTTTTTGGAAGATGTTATTAACGAGGTGGTTACGCTGTTTCCATACGAATATTTTCATATCGGAGGCGATGAATGTCCAAAAGACCGATGGAAAGAGTGTGAACTATGCCAAGAACGTATTAAAAATGAGAACCTTAAAGATGAGCATGAATTGCAAAGCTACTTTGTAAAGCGAATTGAAAAGGTTTTGCTATCGCATAATAAAAAGATGGTTGGTTGGGATGAAATTCTTGAAGGAGGGTTGGCTTCATCTGCAACCGTAATGTCGTGGCGTGGAGAGCAGGGAGGAATAGAAGCAGCCAATATGGGACACGATGTTGTTATGACACCCGGAAGTCACTGTTACTTAGACCATTATCAAGGCTCGCCTAAGGTCGAACCCGTTGCGATTGGTGGTATGACAACCTTAGAGAAAGTTTATAGCTACGAACCGATACCAGATAAAATAAATCCCGAAAATACTCACCATATACTCGGAGCTCAGGGAAACAATTGGTCTGAATATCTTTATAAGCCTGAGAGAGTCGATTATATCGTATATCCACGCATTTTTGCATTAGCAGAAGTTAATTGGACAACACCAGAATTGAAAGACTTTAATTATTTTCTCATGCGACTTGATAATCATCATGTTCGTATGGATTTGAAGAAAATTAATTATCATATTCCGTTACCAGAAGGTCCTGCAAATGTAGAAGCATTTGTAGATTCTATCATTATTGCATTTACAACGTCACGAGATATAGATATTGTTTATACAACTGATGAAAGTGAACCTCACCATAAGTCTGAGCGCTATGAAAGACCGTTGGTTTTTAAGGAAAGTGCTATTTTAAAAGTGGCAACCGTGTTAAAAACCGGTAAAACAAGTCCGGTAAGGACAATAAATATCATTAAGCAAGAGTACGCGCCATCAGTAAAATCGGAGGAAATTACAAATGGGATAAAAGTTTCTCTAACCAATGGAATATTCCGCAAAGTAAGCGATATTGACAAAGTCAAAGAGTGGGCAGATACAACTATTGAAAATATGAACCGTTTTCATAGACTTTTTAATATAAAAAAACCTTCTGCCGCTATTGCTACAGGATTTATTAAGATTCCTGAAAATGGTGTTTATCGGTTCTCCACAAATGCCGATCACTTTTATATAAATGATAATCTGCTGATTAACAATGAGGGAGAGGTGAAAAAATATTCCCGTAACGACGCAACAATTGCTCTTGAAGCAGGACTACATCGTGTAAAATTTATTGTTATTAATGGTATAACTGGAGGCTGGCCCCAAGCCTGGAATGGTCGCTGGTTAGATATATCAACTGACGGAAAGAATTTTACGGCTGCGGAGTTTTATTAG
- a CDS encoding family 16 glycosylhydrolase: protein MVNLFFKKLFGQLPATEKYVKQNEMLRKEMNEFDAFAKGEKLNRYYELERIVQSREHYDTKKKLQELKYEGSEEHKNELEFKNLCKNKELKLFFKVKDEEALSRFKRIEDSDFLSKYTEMESLINSKGIEKDKEQIKAFKELKRNEDIKFYNKYKNSKEYKTYQKVLNGSALNRYNELKSYINSDEFKDRKEYLLDPKKFEKSEGYRNEQELKELKSDKEINWYFKLLKSNKFDATREWNPIFEDTFEGFDDSKWIPIPFQGMLNLQGRSYVPEGNLQFHTDGKNLKFEDGCINIETRKENVRGLRWQVSSGFKMRDFEYTSGMINTGHSFRFQEGKIEVLARMTSSKEVIHAMFLRSETITPHIEVFCSGSKKGLKVRLFFKNQNKPDFEETITGINLASNFLYSLEWGHNFLRWQINGYTVAEYSGILPRHPLYLGLSSVLLEKTENLPANLIVDTIRVYEKQK, encoded by the coding sequence ATGGTAAACCTGTTTTTTAAAAAACTTTTCGGACAGCTACCTGCTACTGAAAAATATGTGAAGCAAAATGAGATGCTTCGTAAAGAGATGAACGAATTTGACGCATTTGCTAAAGGCGAAAAACTAAATCGGTACTACGAATTAGAAAGAATTGTGCAAAGTCGAGAGCATTACGACACTAAGAAAAAGTTGCAAGAGCTCAAGTATGAAGGAAGCGAGGAGCATAAAAATGAACTTGAGTTTAAAAATCTTTGCAAAAACAAAGAGCTAAAATTATTTTTTAAAGTTAAAGATGAAGAGGCGTTGTCTCGATTCAAAAGGATAGAAGATTCTGATTTTCTATCCAAATATACCGAAATGGAGAGCTTGATTAATTCGAAAGGGATTGAAAAAGATAAAGAACAAATTAAAGCTTTCAAAGAATTAAAGCGAAACGAGGATATTAAGTTTTACAATAAATATAAAAACTCAAAAGAGTACAAAACATATCAAAAGGTTCTTAACGGCTCTGCTTTAAATCGTTATAACGAGCTAAAATCGTATATTAACTCAGACGAATTTAAAGATAGAAAAGAATATTTGTTAGATCCCAAAAAATTTGAAAAGTCAGAAGGTTATAGGAACGAACAAGAGCTGAAAGAGCTTAAATCAGACAAAGAAATTAATTGGTATTTCAAACTCCTAAAATCTAACAAGTTTGATGCTACAAGAGAGTGGAATCCAATATTCGAAGATACTTTTGAAGGTTTTGATGACAGTAAGTGGATACCTATTCCTTTCCAAGGGATGCTAAATTTGCAAGGCAGAAGCTATGTCCCAGAAGGAAATTTGCAGTTTCACACAGACGGTAAAAATTTAAAATTTGAGGACGGTTGCATAAATATCGAAACCAGAAAAGAGAATGTTAGAGGTTTACGTTGGCAGGTCTCTTCTGGATTTAAAATGCGCGATTTTGAATACACTTCGGGAATGATAAATACTGGTCACAGCTTTAGGTTCCAAGAGGGCAAAATAGAGGTTCTTGCCCGAATGACATCATCAAAAGAGGTCATTCATGCTATGTTTTTAAGATCAGAAACAATTACTCCACATATCGAAGTTTTTTGCTCTGGCTCGAAAAAAGGATTAAAAGTCAGACTCTTTTTTAAAAACCAAAATAAACCCGATTTTGAGGAAACAATAACCGGAATAAATCTGGCATCAAACTTTTTGTATTCACTTGAATGGGGTCATAATTTTTTAAGGTGGCAAATAAACGGATATACCGTAGCCGAATATTCTGGAATACTTCCAAGACATCCATTATACTTGGGTTTGTCGAGCGTATTGCTTGAAAAAACCGAAAATTTGCCCGCAAACTTAATAGTTGATACAATAAGGGTTTACGAAAAGCAAAAATAA
- a CDS encoding DUF4981 domain-containing protein, giving the protein MKAKTFPILATLLLVSNSLLFSQNDWENPRVFKINREDARATFFSFDSEQQAITGDLNANANIKTLNGKWKFNYVGRASQRPTDFYKTDYDVSSWDDIDVPSNWELSGYGYPHYLNVEYPFKRNQPYIADEYSPVGSYVTFFNLPASWKDKEVFIEFGSVKSGYYLWINGNKVGYSQDSKLPSEFNITKYLVEGENRLAVQVFQFTDGSYLEDQDFWRISGIQRDVRLYARNKLHVADFFARTSLSDNYQNGVLDLNVLIKNYNSKNVSKHNLAYKIEDALGDVIASESAVVGVKKNASEAVNFKHVISDVEQWSAEIPNLYRLTIVLSDQNNRALEYISTKIGFRSVEIKGGQLLVNGQPILLKGVNRHEHDMHYGHVVDEKMMRKDLELMKQHNFNAVRTSHYPNNPVWYKLCDEYGIYLYDEANVESHGYGYAREHTLANKPEWEAAHIERIMNMAKRDKNHPSIIVWSMGNEAGTGPTMLNAYKMLKEFDDSRVVSYERAEMETDVKERHTDIVGLMYWSVKSLKKYWVGRDPDRPFIWAEYSHAMGNSNGHFQDYWDFVESERQVQGGFIWDWVDQGLAKYDEHGKLYWTYGGHYEPEGINHDGNFCLNGVINADRTVHPAIYEIKKVYQNIGFSNLDIDKNKITIKNKYFFKNTEYYLFNWEIVADGKIIQQAPLVVLSSINPQEEKIVDLDINKLDLNKYNEVLFNIYAVNMKETIGVPFGHIVASEQFIIKEADLKPDFYKGDKKVTVSENKNEILLSGENFSIKFDKNINAINSYILNDYEILEAPLTANFWRAPTDNDYGNGMQKRCAAWKNIVEESKNYKHEIVTTADSSIVLKTSQILNNNYGTLDIDYQIAGNGQIIVSYKYTPSDTTISEIPVIGMKMQLKKSINKLQYYGRGPMENYIDRNSASFIGLYNSTVQGQYYPYARPQENGYKTDTRYLSLTNIFNLGIRVDAIDNSLCFSALHYSIAELDEGPKKRLRTIKDVKEGNFTELRIDHKMMGLGGDDSWGSKPYNIHRIFPNKTYSYSFCITPLL; this is encoded by the coding sequence ATGAAAGCAAAAACATTTCCAATTTTAGCAACACTATTATTAGTATCCAATTCGCTACTCTTCTCGCAAAACGATTGGGAAAATCCCCGTGTTTTTAAAATCAACAGAGAGGATGCCCGTGCAACATTCTTTTCGTTCGATTCCGAACAGCAAGCAATAACAGGCGATTTAAACGCAAATGCCAACATAAAAACTTTAAACGGAAAGTGGAAGTTTAACTATGTAGGCAGAGCCTCGCAACGCCCAACAGATTTTTACAAAACCGATTACGATGTTTCGTCTTGGGACGATATTGATGTTCCGAGCAATTGGGAATTGAGTGGCTACGGCTACCCGCATTATTTGAATGTAGAGTATCCGTTTAAACGTAATCAGCCGTACATTGCCGATGAGTACAGCCCTGTAGGGTCGTACGTTACTTTCTTCAACCTGCCAGCAAGCTGGAAAGATAAGGAGGTTTTTATTGAGTTTGGTTCTGTTAAATCGGGATACTACCTGTGGATCAATGGCAATAAGGTTGGATATAGCCAAGATTCAAAACTTCCGTCAGAGTTTAATATTACGAAATATTTGGTCGAAGGTGAAAACAGATTGGCGGTTCAGGTATTTCAGTTTACAGATGGTAGCTACCTTGAAGATCAAGACTTTTGGCGAATTTCAGGGATACAAAGAGATGTCAGGCTCTATGCGAGAAACAAATTACACGTTGCCGACTTTTTTGCTAGGACCTCGCTTTCAGACAATTACCAAAATGGAGTTCTCGATTTAAACGTTTTGATTAAAAACTACAATAGTAAAAATGTATCGAAACACAATTTAGCGTATAAAATTGAAGATGCTCTCGGAGATGTAATTGCTTCCGAGAGTGCGGTTGTTGGTGTTAAAAAAAATGCATCAGAAGCTGTTAATTTTAAGCATGTTATAAGTGATGTAGAACAATGGTCGGCAGAGATTCCTAATTTGTACAGGCTAACAATTGTTTTGTCCGACCAGAACAACAGGGCTCTCGAGTATATATCTACAAAAATAGGTTTCAGAAGTGTTGAAATAAAGGGTGGTCAGTTATTAGTCAACGGTCAACCTATTCTTTTAAAGGGTGTTAACAGACACGAACACGATATGCATTACGGACATGTTGTTGACGAAAAAATGATGCGTAAAGACTTGGAGCTTATGAAACAACACAATTTTAATGCTGTTCGTACCAGTCACTATCCCAACAACCCTGTGTGGTACAAACTATGCGATGAGTACGGCATCTACCTGTACGACGAGGCTAACGTAGAGTCGCACGGATATGGCTATGCAAGAGAGCACACATTGGCAAACAAGCCTGAATGGGAAGCTGCTCATATCGAGAGAATTATGAATATGGCAAAAAGGGATAAAAACCATCCTTCTATTATTGTTTGGAGTATGGGCAACGAAGCCGGCACAGGACCCACGATGCTCAATGCGTACAAAATGCTTAAAGAGTTTGACGATAGTCGTGTTGTGTCATACGAAAGAGCCGAAATGGAAACCGATGTGAAAGAGAGACATACAGATATTGTCGGACTGATGTATTGGTCTGTTAAAAGCTTGAAAAAATACTGGGTGGGAAGAGACCCAGACCGCCCCTTTATTTGGGCAGAATATTCTCACGCTATGGGCAATAGTAACGGACACTTTCAGGATTATTGGGATTTTGTTGAATCGGAGCGTCAAGTACAAGGTGGCTTTATATGGGATTGGGTTGACCAAGGCTTGGCAAAATATGACGAGCACGGCAAACTCTATTGGACTTATGGCGGGCATTACGAGCCCGAAGGGATAAACCACGACGGAAACTTTTGTCTGAATGGAGTTATCAATGCAGACAGGACAGTCCATCCTGCTATCTACGAAATTAAAAAAGTGTATCAAAACATCGGTTTCAGCAATCTTGATATCGATAAAAACAAAATCACCATAAAGAACAAATACTTTTTTAAAAATACCGAATATTATCTGTTCAACTGGGAAATAGTTGCAGACGGAAAGATTATACAACAAGCCCCATTGGTTGTTCTAAGTTCTATTAACCCGCAAGAAGAAAAAATTGTCGATTTAGATATTAACAAACTTGACCTGAACAAGTACAACGAAGTGCTTTTCAATATTTATGCCGTTAATATGAAAGAGACTATAGGAGTACCATTTGGGCATATCGTAGCTTCAGAACAGTTTATCATTAAAGAAGCCGATTTGAAACCCGATTTTTATAAAGGCGATAAAAAAGTTACAGTTTCCGAGAATAAAAATGAAATACTTTTGTCGGGCGAGAATTTCTCTATAAAATTCGATAAAAATATAAACGCAATAAACAGCTATATACTAAACGATTATGAAATTCTTGAAGCTCCGCTAACAGCCAACTTTTGGCGCGCTCCAACCGATAACGACTACGGCAACGGAATGCAAAAACGCTGTGCCGCATGGAAAAATATTGTTGAAGAGAGCAAAAACTACAAACACGAAATTGTTACAACGGCTGACAGCAGTATTGTTTTAAAAACCTCGCAAATTTTAAATAACAACTACGGAACCCTTGATATTGACTATCAAATTGCCGGAAACGGACAAATTATTGTTTCGTACAAATACACACCTTCAGATACTACAATATCCGAAATTCCAGTTATAGGAATGAAAATGCAATTAAAAAAGTCGATTAACAAATTGCAATATTACGGTCGCGGTCCTATGGAAAACTATATTGACAGAAACAGTGCATCGTTTATAGGGTTGTACAATTCGACTGTACAGGGGCAATATTACCCCTACGCCCGTCCGCAAGAAAACGGATATAAAACCGACACAAGATACCTTTCGCTTACAAATATTTTCAATCTAGGCATTAGAGTTGATGCTATTGATAATTCTTTATGTTTTAGTGCCTTACACTACTCCATTGCCGAATTAGACGAAGGACCTAAAAAAAGGCTAAGAACAATAAAAGATGTTAAGGAAGGCAACTTTACCGAGCTACGCATAGACCACAAAATGATGGGATTGGGTGGAGACGATAGTTGGGGATCAAAACCTTACAACATACATCGTATATTTCCTAACAAAACGTACAGCTATAGTTTTTGTATTACTCCTTTACTGTAA
- a CDS encoding methionyl-tRNA formyltransferase codes for MTADNFKIVFMGTPDFAVESLKILHQHFNIVAVVTAPDKPRGRGQKLTPTPVKEFAQSVGLPVLQPTNLKSSDFIEALALLNPDLAVIVAFRMLPESVWSLPRLGSINLHASLLPQYRGAAPINHAIINGETKTGVTTFFLKHEIDTGNIIDSKEIPILPTDNAGTLHDKLMIEGAKVLHHTVESIVKGSYKETPQNVLENEKLKNAPKLDKEFCRINWNAKGEVIHNFIRGLNPYPGAYTETVLADKTVGIKIYDGFYENSNNNKGIGTVVSNKDSIKVAVSDGWYHITELQQAGKKRMSVVDFLNGLNNQMLEKFENLS; via the coding sequence ATGACAGCTGATAATTTTAAGATAGTGTTCATGGGAACACCCGACTTTGCTGTGGAGTCACTTAAAATATTGCACCAACATTTTAATATAGTTGCTGTTGTTACAGCTCCCGATAAACCTCGCGGACGCGGACAGAAGCTCACTCCCACTCCGGTTAAGGAGTTTGCTCAATCGGTAGGTCTTCCGGTTTTGCAACCAACAAATCTGAAAAGTAGCGATTTTATAGAAGCTTTGGCGCTCTTAAACCCTGATTTGGCGGTAATTGTGGCATTCAGAATGTTGCCTGAATCAGTTTGGAGTCTGCCACGCTTAGGCTCTATCAATCTGCATGCGAGCTTGTTACCGCAATACCGTGGAGCTGCGCCTATAAACCACGCTATTATCAACGGTGAAACAAAAACAGGTGTAACAACTTTTTTCCTGAAACACGAAATAGATACAGGAAACATTATCGACTCAAAAGAGATTCCTATACTCCCCACCGACAACGCTGGAACACTGCACGATAAATTGATGATTGAGGGCGCTAAGGTTCTACATCACACGGTCGAATCAATTGTTAAGGGTAGCTATAAGGAGACTCCGCAAAATGTTTTGGAGAACGAAAAATTAAAAAACGCGCCGAAATTAGACAAAGAATTTTGTCGTATTAATTGGAACGCTAAGGGCGAGGTAATTCACAATTTCATTAGAGGATTAAACCCATATCCGGGTGCTTATACAGAGACGGTTTTGGCTGACAAAACAGTTGGAATAAAAATATACGACGGCTTTTATGAAAATTCAAACAACAATAAAGGAATAGGTACAGTAGTAAGCAACAAAGACAGCATAAAAGTTGCAGTATCAGATGGTTGGTATCATATCACTGAACTACAACAAGCAGGGAAAAAGCGAATGAGCGTTGTCGACTTTTTAAATGGTTTGAATAATCAGATGCTTGAGAAGTTTGAGAACTTATCTTAG